A single region of the Roseivivax sp. THAF197b genome encodes:
- the repB gene encoding plasmid partitioning protein RepB: protein MTSGKKKRMSMLDSLAAAGAPSPAPQANAVTPMMTSNRALRSARDAVDAHHVWELDPASIEDGRMADRLDPADVLDLRDAIEANGQTVPILVRRAPGDADRYLLVYGRRRLEAIRQSDKVTKVRALVANLDDDSALRAQISENMARRDLSFIEKALFAQELVSSGFGNQSQVAEILTVTKSSISMAIAIVDMVGPDLVRAIGAAHGIGRPRWESLGRAIDENGLDREDLIRIAKEAHVRAGGSVVVDNARPADDPSVEAFEAVTKLVTKAVKPAKPPSPARPSSVPLKIGGKRGGTVKRTTKGLSVELVGGDFADWFETQVHDMIEELHERWKQRSED from the coding sequence ATGACCAGCGGCAAGAAGAAGCGCATGTCCATGCTGGACAGTCTCGCGGCAGCCGGGGCGCCCTCCCCTGCCCCGCAGGCTAATGCAGTGACACCGATGATGACCTCGAACCGCGCCCTTCGCTCCGCCCGCGACGCGGTAGATGCCCATCACGTCTGGGAACTGGACCCGGCGAGCATCGAGGACGGGCGCATGGCTGACAGGCTCGACCCGGCCGATGTGCTGGACCTGCGCGATGCGATCGAGGCGAACGGTCAGACCGTCCCGATCCTCGTGCGCCGTGCGCCAGGCGATGCCGACCGATACCTCCTAGTCTATGGGCGCAGGCGGCTGGAGGCGATCCGTCAGTCAGACAAGGTCACCAAGGTACGTGCGCTGGTCGCCAACCTGGACGACGACAGCGCCCTACGTGCCCAGATTTCCGAGAACATGGCTCGGCGTGATTTGTCCTTTATTGAAAAGGCCCTGTTCGCGCAGGAACTTGTGTCTTCCGGCTTTGGAAATCAATCTCAGGTTGCAGAAATTCTTACCGTCACGAAGTCTTCCATATCCATGGCGATCGCGATCGTGGATATGGTCGGGCCGGATCTGGTGCGCGCCATCGGTGCCGCGCATGGCATTGGCCGGCCCCGGTGGGAATCCCTTGGTCGGGCCATCGACGAGAATGGTCTGGACCGGGAGGACCTGATCCGGATCGCGAAAGAAGCACACGTTAGGGCCGGGGGCTCCGTGGTTGTGGATAACGCCAGACCCGCCGATGACCCGTCCGTCGAGGCGTTCGAAGCGGTGACCAAGCTCGTGACGAAGGCGGTCAAGCCAGCCAAGCCCCCCTCCCCTGCCCGGCCCTCCAGCGTTCCGTTGAAGATCGGTGGCAAGCGTGGCGGCACGGTGAAACGCACCACCAAGGGCCTTTCGGTCGAGTTGGTCGGCGGAGATTTCGCCGATTGGTTTGAGACGCAAGTACATGACATGATTGAAGAACTTCACGAGCGTTGGAAGCAGCGTTCGGAAGACTGA
- the repC gene encoding plasmid replication protein RepC — translation MDYTPVTPFRRTIDAAILKHQAAIQEDLPPTGANKWEVLRELAAARVAFGLSDRDLTVLQALVSFHQATILGGNDSELIVHPSNKAICERLNGMPCSTMRRHLSNLVQTGFVVRRDSPNGKRYARRYGDEKVAFGFDLSPLVLRFQEVCEAAEAVRAAEERYKRLRATVSLMRRDLAGLAEYGSSLRPDLGLWDQFSDLAVLTARDLRRKLEIADLKQIEKALSAALDQARDLLGDGNTENMSTNDAVSEQHYQNSNKDLYDLEPRLEKARDPGNALERADAGVRVDRREDEGDPPQEPEDQLMPNIPLGLVLASCQEFKSYVEQPVRHWHDLVRVADIVRPMMGISPSAWDEAKRYMGPEEASVVVVAMLERFGDIRSPGGYLRSLSAKAAIGEFSCGPMIMALMRRDAA, via the coding sequence ATGGACTACACGCCTGTAACGCCGTTCCGGCGAACGATAGATGCTGCCATCCTGAAACATCAGGCAGCGATCCAGGAAGACCTGCCCCCGACCGGCGCTAACAAGTGGGAGGTCTTGAGGGAGCTCGCTGCCGCTCGAGTCGCGTTCGGCTTGTCCGATCGGGATCTGACAGTGCTTCAGGCACTGGTCAGTTTTCACCAAGCGACGATCCTCGGAGGGAATGACAGCGAGTTGATCGTACATCCGTCCAACAAGGCGATTTGCGAGCGCTTGAACGGCATGCCCTGCTCCACAATGCGGCGGCACCTCTCCAACCTCGTACAGACCGGTTTTGTCGTCCGCCGCGACAGCCCCAACGGCAAGCGCTATGCGCGCCGCTATGGGGACGAAAAGGTTGCGTTCGGGTTCGATCTCTCGCCGCTCGTGTTGCGCTTTCAGGAGGTCTGCGAGGCCGCCGAAGCCGTTCGGGCTGCAGAGGAACGTTACAAGCGCCTTCGCGCCACCGTAAGCCTAATGCGGCGCGACTTGGCAGGTCTGGCAGAGTACGGCAGCTCGCTGCGCCCGGATTTGGGCCTTTGGGATCAATTCTCCGACCTTGCCGTCCTGACGGCCCGAGATCTTCGTAGAAAGCTCGAGATAGCGGATCTCAAGCAGATCGAAAAAGCTTTGAGTGCGGCTTTGGACCAGGCGCGAGACCTTCTTGGGGATGGCAATACAGAAAATATGAGCACCAATGATGCTGTTTCTGAGCAGCACTATCAGAATTCAAATAAAGACCTTTATGATCTTGAACCTCGCTTAGAAAAAGCGCGGGATCCGGGCAATGCGCTTGAACGAGCAGACGCTGGAGTACGTGTAGATCGTCGTGAGGATGAAGGAGACCCCCCCCAAGAACCTGAAGACCAACTCATGCCGAATATCCCTCTTGGACTTGTTCTCGCATCTTGCCAGGAATTCAAATCATATGTTGAACAGCCTGTGCGCCATTGGCACGACTTGGTCAGGGTCGCTGATATCGTCAGGCCCATGATGGGAATCTCTCCGTCCGCTTGGGATGAGGCCAAACGCTACATGGGTCCCGAAGAAGCGTCTGTCGTCGTTGTTGCGATGCTTGAACGGTTCGGGGATATCCGATCCCCGGGTGGGTATTTGAGATCCTTGTCAGCCAAGGCGGCTATCGGGGAATTCTCTTGCGGGCCGATGATCATGGCGCTGATGCGTCGGGATGCTGCATGA
- a CDS encoding Fic family protein, with the protein MLETPARIEPCFFEEHIPTELADLSVDIQREATKLGQGLHPDSAAELADLVRVMNCYYSNLIEGHNTRPRDIERALAGAELEEETRPLALEARAHVIVQRAIDEMHRKGTLPRPTSVEFLTWVHKSFYDEMPDEFRVIEHPDGTQEPIVPGRMRQDDDREVAVGRHLPPSSSRVAAFMDHFDKRFQIAARSSSGRIIAIASAHHRLNYIHPFPDGNGRVSRLMSHAMALTAGIGGQGLWSVSRGLARGLTDRGEYKRMMDLADSPRRGDRDGRGNLSEAALKTFSEWFLKVTLDQITFSAKLFDLGGLDQRYRRLVADTIDDKRAPELISAVLRHGALDRGDAQVVLKTSERTARNTLRQLTAAGYLTSASPKTPVRLAFPLDYRERLFPNLFGDGDLPE; encoded by the coding sequence ATGCTGGAAACACCCGCCAGAATCGAACCCTGCTTCTTCGAGGAGCATATTCCTACAGAATTGGCAGACCTTTCGGTCGACATCCAGAGGGAAGCCACCAAGCTGGGACAAGGGTTGCATCCTGACAGCGCAGCCGAGCTTGCCGATCTCGTCCGCGTGATGAACTGCTACTACTCCAACCTGATCGAAGGACACAACACACGCCCCCGCGACATCGAAAGGGCGCTGGCTGGCGCCGAGCTTGAAGAGGAAACCCGTCCCCTCGCCCTTGAGGCTCGGGCGCACGTCATCGTTCAACGGGCCATCGACGAGATGCATCGCAAGGGCACCCTGCCCCGCCCCACATCTGTCGAATTCCTGACTTGGGTCCATAAGAGCTTCTACGACGAGATGCCTGACGAGTTTCGGGTCATCGAACATCCCGACGGCACACAAGAGCCCATCGTTCCGGGACGCATGCGCCAAGATGACGATCGGGAAGTTGCGGTCGGGCGCCACCTACCTCCTTCATCGTCGCGCGTTGCGGCGTTCATGGATCATTTTGACAAACGGTTTCAAATTGCAGCGCGGTCTTCGAGCGGACGGATCATCGCGATCGCGTCGGCACATCACCGGCTGAACTACATCCACCCTTTCCCGGACGGCAACGGGCGCGTCAGCAGGCTGATGTCTCATGCTATGGCCCTCACTGCCGGGATCGGCGGCCAAGGGCTCTGGTCCGTATCGCGTGGGCTGGCCCGCGGGCTGACGGATCGGGGCGAGTACAAACGGATGATGGATCTCGCGGATAGTCCCCGAAGAGGAGATCGGGACGGGCGCGGCAATCTTTCAGAGGCGGCATTGAAAACGTTCAGCGAATGGTTCCTGAAAGTGACGCTCGACCAGATCACGTTCTCTGCAAAGCTGTTCGACCTCGGCGGACTGGACCAGCGCTATCGTCGTCTTGTTGCGGATACCATCGATGACAAACGCGCACCCGAATTGATTTCGGCCGTTCTTCGGCATGGTGCTTTGGATCGGGGCGATGCCCAGGTCGTGCTCAAGACTTCCGAGCGCACGGCACGCAATACGCTCCGCCAACTCACCGCCGCCGGATACCTGACCTCTGCGTCTCCGAAGACGCCGGTGCGGTTGGCTTTCCCATTGGACTACCGGGAACGTCTTTTCCCTAACCTGTTTGGCGATGGTGACCTGCCTGAGTGA
- the repA gene encoding plasmid partitioning protein RepA — translation MDNTFVHEDLNAVIRQHSEWLANQLHSQRESLFPPDAEKTMRKFTSGEAAALLGVNDSYLRKLNLDGKGPSPELTAGNRRLYSAQDIQALRVLLEKTARKPGDYVPGRREGDHLQVIGVMNFKGGSGKTTTSAHLAQRLALRGYRVLGIDLDPQASFTALHGVQPELDLENGGTLYDAIRYEDPEPIRQVIRKTYIPNLDLIPGNLELMEFEHDTPRALAQGNAGLFFFRVKEALAQVDEDYDVVVIDCPPQLGFLTMSALSAATGVLVTIHPEMLDVMSMSQFLRMTADLMDVIAESGADMSHDWMRYVLTRYEPQDAPQNRIVAFLRTMYGEAVLNSPMLKSTAISDAGLTKQTLYEVERSAFTRSTYDRAIESLNTLNDEIAELIQKTWGRT, via the coding sequence ATGGATAATACCTTTGTTCATGAGGATCTCAACGCGGTGATCCGCCAGCATTCGGAATGGCTGGCCAACCAGTTGCATTCGCAACGTGAGAGCTTGTTTCCACCCGATGCCGAGAAGACCATGCGCAAATTCACCTCTGGTGAGGCTGCGGCGCTGCTCGGCGTCAACGACTCCTACCTTCGCAAACTCAACCTAGATGGCAAAGGGCCTTCTCCCGAGCTGACCGCCGGCAACCGTCGTCTTTACTCGGCGCAGGATATCCAGGCGCTGCGTGTGCTCCTTGAAAAAACCGCTCGAAAGCCGGGCGATTACGTTCCCGGACGACGAGAAGGTGATCATCTTCAGGTCATCGGCGTGATGAATTTCAAGGGCGGCTCCGGAAAAACAACAACCTCTGCCCATCTCGCCCAACGGCTTGCCCTGCGCGGATATCGTGTGCTGGGCATTGATCTTGACCCACAAGCTTCTTTCACCGCGCTGCACGGCGTTCAGCCGGAATTGGACCTCGAAAATGGCGGAACGCTCTACGATGCGATCCGCTATGAAGACCCGGAGCCAATCCGGCAAGTCATTCGCAAGACCTATATCCCCAATCTCGACCTCATCCCCGGTAATCTCGAACTGATGGAGTTTGAGCACGATACCCCTCGTGCCTTGGCGCAGGGCAATGCCGGGTTGTTCTTCTTCCGCGTGAAGGAAGCGCTGGCTCAGGTGGATGAGGACTACGACGTCGTTGTCATCGACTGCCCACCGCAGCTGGGGTTCCTGACGATGTCCGCACTTTCCGCGGCGACCGGTGTATTGGTGACGATTCACCCCGAAATGCTCGATGTGATGTCCATGTCGCAATTCCTGCGCATGACCGCCGACCTTATGGACGTGATCGCGGAAAGCGGCGCCGACATGTCTCATGACTGGATGCGCTACGTATTGACCCGCTACGAGCCGCAGGACGCACCGCAGAACCGGATCGTGGCATTCCTGCGAACGATGTACGGGGAAGCCGTTCTGAATTCGCCTATGTTGAAGTCCACTGCAATCTCCGATGCTGGCCTGACCAAGCAGACGCTCTACGAAGTGGAACGCAGTGCGTTCACCCGTTCCACCTATGACCGCGCGATCGAGAGCCTGAACACGCTGAATGACGAGATCGCCGAGCTGATCCAGAAAACCTGGGGGCGCACATGA